One segment of Meriones unguiculatus strain TT.TT164.6M chromosome X, Bangor_MerUng_6.1, whole genome shotgun sequence DNA contains the following:
- the Pnck gene encoding calcium/calmodulin-dependent protein kinase type 1B isoform X2, whose protein sequence is MLLLKKQTEDISSVYEIREKLGSGAFSEVMLAQERGSAHLVALKCIPKKALRGKEALVENEIAVLRRISHPNIVALEDVHESPSHLYLAMELVTGGELFDRIMERGSYTEKDASHLVGQVLGAVSYLHSLGIVHRDLKPENLLYATPFEDSKIMVSDFGLSKIQAGNMLGTACGTPGYVAPELLEQKPYGKAVDVWALGVISYILLCGYPPFYDESDPELFSQILRASYEFDSPFWDDISESAKDFIRHLLERDPQKRFTCQQALQHLWISGDAALDKDILGSVSEQIQKNFARTHWKRAFNATSFLRHIRKLGQSPDGEEAKQGMTRHSHPGLGTSQSPKW, encoded by the exons ATGCTGCTGCTCAAGAAACAGACGGAGGACATCAGCAGTGTCTATGAGATCCGGGAGAAGCTGGGCTC AGGTGCCTTCTCTGAGGTGATGCTGGCCCAGGAAAGGGGCTCTGCTCATCTTGTGGCCCTCAAGTGCATCCCCAAGAAAGCACTTCGGGGCAAGGAGGCCTTGGTGGAGAATGAGATCGCCGTACTTCGAAG GATCAGCCACCCCAACATTGTGGCTCTGGAGGACGTTCATGAGAGCCCTTCCCACCTCTACTTGGCCATGGAGCT GGTGACAGGTGGTGAGCTGTTTGACCGCATCATGGAACGTGGCTCCTACACAGAGAAGGATGCCAGCCACCTTGTAGGGCAGGTCCTCGGTGCTGTCTCCTACCTTCATAGCCTGGGCATTGTGCACCGGGACCTCAAG CCTGAGAACCTCCTCTATGCCACACCCTTTGAGGATTCCAAGATCATGGTCTCTGACTTTGGCCTGTCCAAAATACAAGCTGGCAACATGCTAGGCACAGCCTGTGGGACCCCAGGATATGTGG ccccagagCTCCTGGAGCAGAAACCCTATGGGAAGGCCGTAGATGTGTGGGCCCTGGGTGTCATCTCCTACATCCT GCTATGTGGGTACCCCCCCTTCTACGACGAGAGCGACCCTGAACTCTTCAGCCAGATTCTGAGGGCCAGCTACGAGTTTGACTCTCCCTTTTGGGATGACATCTCTGAATCAG CCAAAGACTTCATCCGGCACCTTCTGGAGCGCGATCCCCAGAAGAGGTTCACCTGCCAGCAGGCCTTACAGCATCTTTG GATCTCTGGGGATGCAGCCTTAGACAAGGACATCCTAGGTTCTGTCAGTGAGCAGATCCAGAAGAATTTTGCCAGGACCCACTGGAAG CGTGCATTCAATGCCACATCATTCCTGCGTCACATCCGTAAGCTGGGGCAAAGCCCAGACGGTGAGGAGGCCAAGCAGGGTATGACCCGTCACAGCCACCCAGGCCTCGGGACTAGCCAGTCCCCCAAGTGGTGA
- the Pnck gene encoding calcium/calmodulin-dependent protein kinase type 1B isoform X1, with protein sequence MLRMLEWGSTGWQQHTWKGDMLLLKKQTEDISSVYEIREKLGSGAFSEVMLAQERGSAHLVALKCIPKKALRGKEALVENEIAVLRRISHPNIVALEDVHESPSHLYLAMELVTGGELFDRIMERGSYTEKDASHLVGQVLGAVSYLHSLGIVHRDLKPENLLYATPFEDSKIMVSDFGLSKIQAGNMLGTACGTPGYVAPELLEQKPYGKAVDVWALGVISYILLCGYPPFYDESDPELFSQILRASYEFDSPFWDDISESAKDFIRHLLERDPQKRFTCQQALQHLWISGDAALDKDILGSVSEQIQKNFARTHWKRAFNATSFLRHIRKLGQSPDGEEAKQGMTRHSHPGLGTSQSPKW encoded by the exons ATGCTCCGGATGCTGGAGTGGGGGAGCACAGGCTGGCAGCAGCATACCTGGAAAGGAG acATGCTGCTGCTCAAGAAACAGACGGAGGACATCAGCAGTGTCTATGAGATCCGGGAGAAGCTGGGCTC AGGTGCCTTCTCTGAGGTGATGCTGGCCCAGGAAAGGGGCTCTGCTCATCTTGTGGCCCTCAAGTGCATCCCCAAGAAAGCACTTCGGGGCAAGGAGGCCTTGGTGGAGAATGAGATCGCCGTACTTCGAAG GATCAGCCACCCCAACATTGTGGCTCTGGAGGACGTTCATGAGAGCCCTTCCCACCTCTACTTGGCCATGGAGCT GGTGACAGGTGGTGAGCTGTTTGACCGCATCATGGAACGTGGCTCCTACACAGAGAAGGATGCCAGCCACCTTGTAGGGCAGGTCCTCGGTGCTGTCTCCTACCTTCATAGCCTGGGCATTGTGCACCGGGACCTCAAG CCTGAGAACCTCCTCTATGCCACACCCTTTGAGGATTCCAAGATCATGGTCTCTGACTTTGGCCTGTCCAAAATACAAGCTGGCAACATGCTAGGCACAGCCTGTGGGACCCCAGGATATGTGG ccccagagCTCCTGGAGCAGAAACCCTATGGGAAGGCCGTAGATGTGTGGGCCCTGGGTGTCATCTCCTACATCCT GCTATGTGGGTACCCCCCCTTCTACGACGAGAGCGACCCTGAACTCTTCAGCCAGATTCTGAGGGCCAGCTACGAGTTTGACTCTCCCTTTTGGGATGACATCTCTGAATCAG CCAAAGACTTCATCCGGCACCTTCTGGAGCGCGATCCCCAGAAGAGGTTCACCTGCCAGCAGGCCTTACAGCATCTTTG GATCTCTGGGGATGCAGCCTTAGACAAGGACATCCTAGGTTCTGTCAGTGAGCAGATCCAGAAGAATTTTGCCAGGACCCACTGGAAG CGTGCATTCAATGCCACATCATTCCTGCGTCACATCCGTAAGCTGGGGCAAAGCCCAGACGGTGAGGAGGCCAAGCAGGGTATGACCCGTCACAGCCACCCAGGCCTCGGGACTAGCCAGTCCCCCAAGTGGTGA